The sequence AGTGTCCGTAGTAAAGAAGGGATTTCCAGATCCCGCTCCAAAAACTACCACCCGTCCTTTTTCCAGGTGCCGAATAGCGCGACGCCGGATGTAAGGCTCCGCAACTTCCTGCATGGCGATCGCAGTTTGTACGCGAGTTGGTACTCCGATTTGTTCTAGGGCATCCTGCAAAGTGATGGCATTCATCACCGTAGCAATCATCCCCACATAATCGGCTGTTGCCCTGTCCATCCCCGCCGACGCCGCTTTGACGCCGCGAAAGATATTCCCGCCACCCACTACTATCGCCACCTGAACGCCACTGGCGACCACTTCTGATACTTCAGTCGCAATTTCCTGAACGGTTACTGGATCGATTCCGTATCCAAGGTTGCCCATTAAGGCTTCACCGCTCAGCTTTAGTAAAATCCTCCGGTAGGTCATGCAGCGCCGATTCTATTAACTCCAATTGCCTCCCATTAAAGATAGCAGTCAAGAGGACAACTGTCTCTATTGACTGTGCTGCTATTACTACTCTGCCGCACCACAATGAGTAAGTCTGCGATCGCTTGCCTTTTGCCTACTTGTAAAAATTAAACGTTCTATTGCCGCCACTTGAGAGAACCGCCAATTGTCTCAGTCGCTCTTGGCGTAACTGCACTACCCTCCATCAATGAGGCGATCGCTTCTCGCAAATATCTATCCTTGACGGCTTCTGGATCTTGGGCATTATCATCAATTCCACCCCTGTAAAGGAGAATGCCCTGATTGTCGATTAGAAATGCCTCTGGTGTCTTCTGGGCACCAAAGCAGAAAGCAACATCCTGCGTAGGGTCCCAAAGGTAGGGAAAATTCAGATGTTCTTGCGTCGCGAACTTCTTCATATTCTCAAAGCTGTCTTCGGGATACTGCGAAGCATCGTTGGAGTTGATACCAATCACGGTAAACCCCCGATCGTGAAACTCTGCTTGAATCTGTTTGAGTCTGTCTAAATATAACCGCACGTAGGAGCAGTGATTGCACATAAATACCACTGCCACACACCGACATGTTTCTAAGTAACGAGATAGATGGTGAACTGAATCATCTATCGCTGGCAGTTCAAAATCCGGAGCATAACTGCCAAGGGGAGTACCAGTCTTTTCCATGAGACTCATTTTGCTTGCCTTACCGTAAATAACAACCCCGAATGGGATACAGCCGAACTGCCATTGCCAATGCCGCGACTCAATTGCGCCCAGCAAACGCTATATAACCTATAAGTTTATAGACTAATTTAGCTCCAGTGAATTCTGAAATGACCTAATCTGAATCTGGTACTGGTGCCAGTTATATTACATCACAGCCAATGACTTGATTGATTTAAAGACTTGATGAAAAAATTGGTGGTGTTCCAGTATCCTGACTTCTAATATCAATATGGCCGCGATCGCGTCTTAGTAAATGCTTAAAAAACTTTTTTGTGCGGATGGCGCAGCATTTTTAAAGCGCTAATCGAGCCATTTC is a genomic window of Microcoleus sp. FACHB-831 containing:
- the pyrH gene encoding UMP kinase; this encodes MTYRRILLKLSGEALMGNLGYGIDPVTVQEIATEVSEVVASGVQVAIVVGGGNIFRGVKAASAGMDRATADYVGMIATVMNAITLQDALEQIGVPTRVQTAIAMQEVAEPYIRRRAIRHLEKGRVVVFGAGSGNPFFTTDTTAALRAAEISADVVFKATKVDGVYDSDPVLNPQAIRYQSLTYGHVLAHDLRVMDSTAIALCKDNSIPIIVFDLSVRGNIRRAVMGEPIGTLVSNATPKGQGAV
- a CDS encoding thioredoxin family protein, with the translated sequence MEKTGTPLGSYAPDFELPAIDDSVHHLSRYLETCRCVAVVFMCNHCSYVRLYLDRLKQIQAEFHDRGFTVIGINSNDASQYPEDSFENMKKFATQEHLNFPYLWDPTQDVAFCFGAQKTPEAFLIDNQGILLYRGGIDDNAQDPEAVKDRYLREAIASLMEGSAVTPRATETIGGSLKWRQ